The genomic interval CCTTTCATGGGCAACATACGGCGGCATGAAGGCATTGAAAATAAATCCTCACTTTTCTTATCCTAACTTTATACCTATAGAGAGTAATGAACCGCTGGAAGAAATGCTAACAGAATCTACTAAAATTTACCCTCTCTCTTCAATCTTAGTAGAAAATCATCTTCAAAGCCCGCTTCCGTAAAGCCTTTTTTTCTCAATATACAACTATCACATTCGCCGCAGGGAATCTCCTTGCCCTCATAACAGGAATAAGCATAAGAATAATCTGCACCCATTTTCTTGCCAAACTTTATTATCTCCATTTTACTCTTATGAATAAGAGGGAAAACAACATGAATGGGTTTTTCTTCAATCCCTCTTTTTGTCCCAGAATTTATAGCCTTTTCCATAGTTTTAAGAAAATTCTCCCTGCAATCTGGATAACCGCTAAAGTCTACCATATTCCATCCTCCTATTATGTCATCCAAGTCTTCTTTTTCAGCAAAAGCGGCAGCTAAGGATAAAAATATACCATTTCTAAAAGGAACATAGGTAATAGGAATGCCATAACCAATATCTTTTAATGTTCTTCTCTTAGGAACAGCTATGTTTTTGTCTACCAGGGCAGAACCACCAATTTGAGACAGGTCAATTTTAAAAAAATGCATGTTTATATTTTTCCCTGCTTTTTGAATAAGACCTGCAGTTTTTTTGGCATACTCTGTCTCTATTACATTCCTCTGGCCATACAAAAATGTCAAAGTATGCACAACACTGTAATTGT from Deltaproteobacteria bacterium carries:
- the queC gene encoding 7-cyano-7-deazaguanine synthase QueC, translating into MFNKTALVIFSGGLDSTTCLYWAVNNYSVVHTLTFLYGQRNVIETEYAKKTAGLIQKAGKNINMHFFKIDLSQIGGSALVDKNIAVPKRRTLKDIGYGIPITYVPFRNGIFLSLAAAFAEKEDLDDIIGGWNMVDFSGYPDCRENFLKTMEKAINSGTKRGIEEKPIHVVFPLIHKSKMEIIKFGKKMGADYSYAYSCYEGKEIPCGECDSCILRKKGFTEAGFEDDFLLRLKREGKF